In Synechococcus sp. PCC 6312, one genomic interval encodes:
- a CDS encoding choice-of-anchor I family protein: MADVLTKIGGYASSNGAEIAAFDPGSDRLFLVAGDVVEILNLTNLTSPTKVSDLPLDTSTLPNGFNLVPNSVAVGKVGTISAGIVAVALAVRDTLNNQQAGEVQFFRASDGSFLGKESVGYLPDMVAFTPDGTRVLTANEGEPNETYTSDPEGSVSIIDISGGIATATVQNATFTAFNAQQASLEAAGVRIFGQIFNDAGQVVRDSTVAEDVEPEYITFNKDGTKAWVTLQENNAFAVVDIATATVEQILPLGFKDHSLPGNGLDASDRDVDGSSGAGGKINIQNWPVLGMYQPDAIASYTVGGQTFYVTANEGDARIRPTDNEAALDLLGLEEGDIFNEETSVGDVTLDPTAFPNAETLQENINLGRLTITNTLGDTDGDGDFDQLYSYGARSFSIWDSNGNLVFDSGDDFEQITAAAFPDFFNASNSNNTLDNRSDNKGPEPEGVTVGTVGGRNYAFVGLERIGGVMVYDVTIPTAPTFIQYLNDRDFTADPETNATDSGPEGLLFIPAADSPNGENLLVVTNEVSKTVAVMEFTPPPSPFTLQLLHVTDQEATTPNSNITNLSAVLNALENQDADGNGAADYNNTLRLSSGDAIIPGLFYDASGPVFGSRGIADIQIQNELGFQAIAFGNHEFDFGTEAIAGLINGSAPGNLFGADFTGTNFPYLSTNLDFSTDPNLAPLVVPGGEAPQAKTVTSSVIIDVNGENIGVIGATTPTLASISSPGGVSISPSPFNSTPTDQQIAALAAEIQLEVDALLEANPRLNKIVLLSHMQQIEIEYRLAQLLENVDIIVAGGSNTRLFDENDRIRPGDSNQGEYPRFIANAGGTQTAVVNTDGSYKYVGRLVIDFDAAGNIIPDSYDPTVSGAYATDAEGVAALNAAGLVDPEIQAIVEAIEAQIIITESNILGIANVFLNGNRSGNGTSSDPDGVRTQETNLGNLTADANLAEAKKTDPTVLVSLKNGGGIRDSIGEIIVPPGGTAAVRGPNPELVDSQGNVIKPEGGISQTDVQSALAFNNDLVLLTLTKEELVAILEHGVAALPSANGRFPQISGLKFSFDPDQEQGEQIQNAGIFDEDDNLVAELVRDGLLVGDPKETFRIVTLGFLANSNFDSNGNFIGGGDGYPFPNLNTDPTKGAVGDPAVIARVNLVELDAAGTKTGNATFATDGTEQDALAEYLLANFATDDTAFDQADVGPELDNRIQNIDFREDTVFEGTAEIDLENSNGEKGVIAFTSPLLLSFQTITTNTSFVNELVVFKVEDSQGRVANSDGSIVGPDAQGNYLAAILNANTTRVVLSSLNSSDDLPNDFLGAFGNLEGLSSELLLDSAARLGFMLVVDGTLDDVRAGKDRDVLLSTQDEAQLTDLSNNGFSLTFGEGGSSSNDLIFNVSTSNFDNTINLANEADRVGRNVAINGATIEAIDLVNLNLDANGDGIADDLTGLTANVGLTFYREAAYDNLIGFYIADAVTGAVNGVLPTGDPLAYAQAAFDNAVASFNAPLNESKLDISLQNLAFGNLILPFIISNGTTPNADFSNMYLPFLNLNQDRIDHIRLLGSGVFGFEDLPGGGDQDFDDIIAQITTVTINP; this comes from the coding sequence ATGGCAGACGTTTTAACGAAAATTGGCGGTTACGCTAGCAGCAATGGAGCCGAAATTGCCGCCTTTGATCCGGGTAGCGACCGTCTCTTTCTAGTGGCCGGTGATGTGGTAGAGATCCTTAACCTTACTAATCTCACTAGCCCAACTAAAGTTTCTGATCTGCCTCTAGACACCAGTACTCTGCCCAACGGATTTAACCTTGTTCCCAACAGTGTCGCGGTGGGTAAAGTGGGCACTATCAGCGCAGGAATTGTGGCGGTTGCCCTGGCAGTCCGGGATACCCTCAATAACCAACAGGCCGGAGAAGTACAGTTCTTCCGAGCTTCAGATGGGAGCTTCTTGGGCAAGGAGTCCGTAGGATATTTACCTGATATGGTGGCCTTCACCCCCGATGGTACTAGGGTATTAACCGCCAATGAAGGAGAACCGAACGAAACCTACACCAGCGATCCCGAAGGTTCCGTTAGCATTATTGACATTTCTGGTGGCATCGCAACAGCTACCGTACAAAATGCAACCTTCACGGCCTTTAATGCCCAACAGGCCAGCTTAGAAGCCGCCGGGGTTCGTATTTTTGGGCAGATTTTTAATGATGCAGGCCAAGTCGTCCGTGACTCCACCGTTGCCGAAGATGTGGAGCCAGAGTACATCACCTTTAATAAAGATGGCACCAAGGCCTGGGTAACCTTGCAGGAAAACAATGCCTTTGCTGTGGTGGACATTGCCACGGCAACCGTAGAGCAGATTCTTCCCCTGGGTTTTAAAGACCATAGCTTACCGGGCAATGGCCTTGATGCCAGTGATCGGGATGTGGATGGCAGTAGTGGGGCGGGGGGCAAAATCAATATTCAAAACTGGCCCGTGCTGGGAATGTATCAACCCGATGCAATCGCCTCCTATACCGTGGGCGGGCAAACCTTCTACGTCACCGCTAATGAAGGGGATGCCCGGATTCGACCAACGGATAATGAAGCAGCTCTGGACTTATTAGGCCTGGAAGAAGGGGACATTTTCAACGAAGAAACCAGTGTAGGCGATGTCACCCTCGATCCTACGGCTTTTCCCAACGCCGAGACCCTTCAGGAAAATATAAATCTGGGCCGCCTCACCATCACCAACACCCTAGGCGATACCGATGGGGATGGAGATTTTGACCAACTCTATTCCTATGGTGCCCGTTCCTTCTCCATCTGGGACAGCAATGGAAACCTGGTGTTTGATAGTGGCGATGACTTTGAACAAATTACGGCTGCTGCTTTCCCAGACTTCTTCAACGCTAGCAATAGCAACAACACCCTCGATAATCGCAGTGATAACAAAGGGCCGGAACCTGAAGGAGTCACAGTCGGAACGGTCGGTGGGCGTAACTATGCCTTCGTTGGCCTGGAGCGCATTGGGGGAGTCATGGTTTATGACGTAACCATTCCTACTGCCCCCACATTCATCCAGTACCTCAACGATCGAGACTTTACGGCAGACCCGGAAACTAATGCCACCGACTCAGGCCCGGAAGGGTTATTGTTCATTCCGGCTGCGGACAGTCCCAATGGTGAAAACCTGTTAGTAGTCACCAATGAAGTCAGCAAAACAGTGGCTGTCATGGAATTTACCCCTCCACCCTCTCCGTTTACCCTGCAACTGCTCCACGTCACGGATCAGGAAGCCACAACCCCCAACTCGAATATCACCAACCTGTCGGCAGTCCTCAATGCCTTAGAAAATCAAGATGCGGATGGGAATGGTGCGGCTGACTACAACAATACTCTGCGCCTCTCTTCCGGTGATGCCATTATTCCCGGACTCTTCTACGATGCTTCTGGCCCAGTCTTTGGCTCCCGCGGCATTGCAGATATTCAGATTCAGAATGAACTGGGTTTCCAAGCCATTGCTTTTGGCAACCACGAATTTGACTTTGGTACCGAAGCAATTGCGGGCCTGATTAATGGTTCGGCTCCGGGGAATCTTTTCGGGGCTGACTTCACTGGGACAAATTTCCCCTACCTTTCTACCAACCTAGATTTCTCTACTGACCCTAATCTTGCGCCTTTGGTCGTTCCAGGTGGGGAGGCTCCCCAGGCCAAGACAGTCACCTCCTCAGTGATCATTGATGTCAATGGGGAAAATATTGGGGTCATCGGGGCAACTACCCCCACCCTAGCTAGTATCTCTTCTCCGGGTGGTGTCAGCATTTCACCCAGTCCGTTTAACTCCACTCCCACAGATCAGCAAATTGCTGCTCTGGCCGCAGAAATTCAGCTTGAAGTGGATGCCCTGCTGGAAGCAAATCCCAGACTGAACAAGATTGTGCTCTTGTCCCACATGCAGCAGATCGAGATTGAATATCGTCTGGCTCAACTCCTAGAGAACGTAGACATCATTGTTGCAGGTGGGTCTAACACCCGTCTGTTTGATGAAAACGATCGCATCCGGCCTGGAGATAGCAACCAAGGTGAGTATCCTCGCTTCATTGCTAATGCAGGCGGCACTCAAACCGCTGTAGTCAACACCGACGGCAGCTATAAGTATGTGGGCCGTTTAGTAATTGACTTTGATGCTGCGGGTAACATCATCCCTGACAGCTATGATCCGACGGTTTCTGGTGCTTATGCTACGGATGCGGAAGGGGTAGCTGCGCTCAATGCTGCGGGCCTGGTTGACCCTGAAATTCAGGCGATTGTAGAAGCGATTGAAGCCCAGATCATCATCACCGAATCTAACATTCTGGGAATTGCGAATGTATTCCTCAACGGTAACCGCTCTGGTAATGGCACTAGTAGCGATCCTGATGGAGTTCGTACCCAGGAAACTAACTTAGGTAACTTGACCGCTGATGCTAACTTGGCAGAAGCAAAGAAAACTGACCCAACCGTTCTGGTTTCCCTCAAAAATGGTGGTGGGATTCGGGATTCTATCGGTGAGATTATTGTTCCGCCGGGTGGGACTGCGGCCGTGCGTGGGCCTAATCCAGAGCTAGTGGATAGCCAAGGCAATGTGATCAAACCAGAGGGGGGGATCAGCCAAACTGATGTGCAATCAGCCCTGGCCTTCAACAATGACCTCGTATTATTGACCCTGACCAAAGAAGAATTAGTTGCAATTTTGGAGCATGGTGTCGCTGCTCTGCCGAGTGCCAACGGTCGCTTTCCCCAAATTTCTGGTCTCAAGTTCTCCTTCGACCCCGATCAGGAGCAGGGGGAGCAGATTCAGAATGCGGGTATCTTTGACGAAGACGATAATCTGGTGGCCGAACTCGTGCGAGATGGGTTGCTGGTCGGCGATCCAAAAGAAACTTTCCGCATTGTCACCCTAGGCTTCTTGGCAAATTCTAACTTTGACAGCAACGGCAACTTTATCGGTGGTGGGGATGGCTATCCCTTCCCGAACTTGAACACTGACCCAACCAAGGGGGCTGTGGGCGATCCTGCTGTGATTGCACGGGTTAACTTGGTGGAACTAGATGCCGCGGGAACCAAGACAGGTAATGCCACCTTTGCGACCGATGGCACGGAACAAGATGCTCTAGCGGAGTACTTGCTGGCAAACTTTGCTACGGATGACACTGCATTCGATCAAGCGGATGTTGGCCCTGAGTTGGACAATCGCATTCAAAACATCGACTTCCGGGAAGATACAGTATTCGAGGGAACGGCGGAAATTGATTTGGAAAATAGCAATGGAGAGAAGGGAGTCATTGCTTTCACTAGTCCATTACTCCTGAGCTTCCAAACTATTACAACCAACACATCCTTTGTGAATGAGCTAGTGGTCTTCAAGGTTGAGGATAGTCAAGGTCGGGTTGCCAACAGTGATGGCAGTATTGTTGGTCCTGATGCTCAGGGGAACTATTTAGCAGCTATTCTCAATGCCAACACAACCAGGGTTGTCCTTTCATCCCTCAACAGTTCAGATGATTTGCCCAATGACTTCCTCGGTGCGTTTGGGAATTTGGAGGGTTTGAGCAGTGAACTCTTGCTTGACTCTGCCGCTAGACTCGGCTTTATGCTGGTGGTTGATGGCACTTTGGATGACGTGAGGGCAGGGAAGGATCGGGATGTTCTCCTCTCTACCCAAGACGAGGCGCAATTAACTGACCTGAGCAACAACGGATTTTCCTTGACATTTGGTGAAGGTGGTAGTAGCTCTAATGACCTGATCTTTAATGTCAGCACCTCTAACTTTGATAACACGATCAATCTGGCGAATGAAGCTGATCGAGTGGGTCGTAACGTGGCTATCAACGGTGCAACTATTGAGGCAATCGACTTAGTGAACTTGAACTTGGATGCCAATGGAGATGGCATAGCAGATGACCTAACTGGTCTAACAGCTAATGTTGGGCTAACGTTTTATCGAGAAGCTGCTTACGATAACCTGATTGGCTTTTATATTGCGGATGCTGTTACGGGTGCAGTTAATGGAGTTCTTCCCACAGGTGATCCTCTTGCTTATGCTCAGGCTGCTTTTGACAATGCCGTTGCTAGTTTCAATGCGCCTCTTAACGAGAGCAAGCTGGACATTAGTCTCCAAAATCTTGCCTTTGGCAACCTGATTTTGCCTTTTATCATTTCCAATGGCACAACACCTAACGCTGACTTCAGCAATATGTACCTCCCCTTCCTGAATCTTAATCAGGATCGAATAGACCATATTCGTCTGTTGGGAAGTGGCGTGTTTGGCTTTGAGGATTTGCCTGGTGGTGGTGATCAGGACTTTGATGACATCATTGCCCAAATTACAACGGTTACGATTAACCCCTAG
- a CDS encoding sensor histidine kinase, which produces MFESHTGVRDLSSSELAFRSIFENAAEGIFQTDLAGRYIRANYSLAKIYGYDSPEALIQDQPNAKAGLYVEPQRRQEFITLMAQRDTLTDFESAIYRRDRSIIWISETCRVVRDQQGQVQYYEGFVRDITQQRLAMDQLKSTEARLQQRNQELAEALSQLQNTQRELVHSEKMAALGQLVAGVAHEINTPLGAIRSSIETIDLFAQRTLPTLPDVLRNLSPELFAAFTSLRQSCLQDTLQLSSRERRQHKRRIVPILEELAVENPDGWADTLIDIGVLGDLAPFLPLLQAPTGLEVIELAHQLALLERSTHTITTAIERAAKVVFALKTYARFDQSGQKVVAQVTDGIETVLTLYHNKLKHGVEVMREYEPVPLIPCYPDELTQVWTNLIHNALQAMDERGRLEIQVKNQLQAIEIQITDSGPGIPDEVMPRIFEPFFTTKPIGEGNGLGLDIVRKIIDKHQGTIAVNSRPGETTFTITLPVQESVGHA; this is translated from the coding sequence ATGTTTGAAAGCCACACTGGGGTTAGAGACTTAAGTTCATCAGAGTTAGCATTTCGGAGTATTTTCGAGAATGCTGCCGAAGGGATTTTCCAGACGGATTTGGCTGGACGCTATATTCGAGCTAACTATTCGTTGGCAAAAATTTATGGTTATGATTCTCCAGAGGCTTTAATTCAAGATCAGCCTAATGCCAAGGCCGGTTTGTATGTGGAACCCCAGCGGCGGCAAGAGTTTATTACCTTGATGGCCCAGCGGGATACCCTGACTGATTTTGAATCGGCGATTTATCGGCGGGATAGGAGCATTATTTGGATTTCCGAAACCTGTCGGGTGGTGCGTGATCAGCAGGGACAAGTCCAATATTATGAAGGTTTTGTTCGAGATATTACTCAGCAACGGTTGGCCATGGATCAACTGAAGTCCACGGAAGCCCGTCTCCAACAACGAAATCAAGAACTTGCTGAAGCCTTAAGCCAACTCCAAAACACGCAGCGAGAACTTGTTCATTCCGAGAAGATGGCGGCTTTGGGGCAGTTAGTAGCGGGGGTAGCCCATGAAATTAATACGCCCTTGGGGGCCATTCGATCATCCATTGAGACCATTGATTTATTTGCTCAGCGCACTCTCCCAACTCTGCCAGATGTATTGCGGAACCTCTCCCCCGAATTGTTTGCGGCCTTTACATCCCTAAGACAGTCTTGCCTCCAGGATACATTGCAACTCTCCAGCCGCGAGCGACGACAACATAAACGGCGCATTGTTCCGATTTTAGAGGAGTTGGCGGTTGAAAACCCTGATGGTTGGGCTGATACCCTGATTGATATTGGAGTTTTGGGAGACTTAGCCCCGTTTTTGCCCTTACTCCAGGCCCCAACGGGGTTAGAGGTTATCGAATTAGCCCATCAATTAGCCCTATTAGAACGCAGCACCCACACGATTACCACCGCCATTGAACGGGCCGCCAAAGTCGTCTTTGCCCTAAAAACCTATGCCCGTTTTGATCAATCCGGTCAAAAAGTGGTGGCGCAGGTGACGGATGGGATTGAAACCGTCTTAACCCTCTATCACAACAAACTGAAGCATGGAGTCGAGGTAATGCGGGAGTATGAGCCAGTTCCCTTAATTCCCTGTTATCCCGATGAACTCACCCAGGTGTGGACAAATTTAATCCACAATGCGCTCCAGGCCATGGACGAACGGGGCCGCCTCGAAATCCAGGTTAAAAACCAACTCCAGGCCATTGAAATTCAAATTACCGATAGTGGGCCGGGAATTCCCGATGAAGTCATGCCCCGGATTTTTGAACCCTTTTTTACGACCAAACCCATTGGTGAGGGCAATGGCTTAGGCTTAGATATTGTCCGCAAAATTATTGACAAGCACCAGGGAACAATTGCGGTTAACTCCCGGCCTGGGGAAACAACCTTTACGATTACCCTACCTGTTCAGGAGTCTGTCGGCCATGCCTAA
- a CDS encoding glycogen/starch/alpha-glucan phosphorylase, giving the protein MTSLIPEGCPIVAVEDDRTGTSLETLKRAIMDNLFYLQARFPTVASRNDFYMALSYTVRDRLLQRWISTAETYLQQGSRTVCYFSAEFLLGPHLGNNLINLGISKEVEEAVNELGLDIEELLNQEEEPGLGNGGLGRLAACYLDSMASLEIPSFGYGIRYEFGIFDQEIRDGWQVEVTDRWLRYGNPWEIPRPEVRMPVKFGGHTRSYTDSEGHYRVIWDPHHVVEGVAYDTPILGYRVNTANTLRLWRAEAVESFDFQAFNTGNYYGAVRDKITSENITKVLYPNDEPLQGKELRLSQQYFFSSCSLQDMVRIYLQHNQDLAKFHEKFTVQLNDTHPAISVAELMRLLVDDHHLDWDTAWNVTQHTFAYTNHTLLPEALEKWPIALFQYLLPRHLEIIFEINQRFLDQVRLHYPGQSEPLTRLSIIDESGERYVRMANLACVGSYAINGVAALHTELLKATVLHDFYKLYPERFSNKTNGVTPRRWVVLSNPGLTGLISEQIGDGWIKDLDQLRQLEPLANDHHFRSCWGKTKHDNKVALAEHIQTKTGIIVDPNSLFDIQVKRIHEYKRQHLNVLHIITLYQQIKDNPHLDITPRTFIFGGKAAPGYFTAKLMIKLITAVGDVVNRDPDVAGRLKVVFLPDYNVTFGQRVYPAADLSEQISTAGLEASGTGNMKFSMNGALTIGTLDGANVEIREEVGAENFFLFGLTTPEVQALGAKGYQPWDYIHNNPQLKGVLDLIASGHFSHGDTSLFQPLLNGLWNQDKYYLMADYQSYMDCQQQVSQTYQNREQWLAMSILNTARMGKFSSDRSIQDYCQDIWHVSPVFIKLNGGYQ; this is encoded by the coding sequence ATGACCTCACTCATTCCTGAAGGTTGCCCCATCGTTGCCGTTGAGGATGATCGGACTGGCACAAGCCTGGAAACTCTCAAACGGGCAATTATGGATAACTTGTTTTATCTCCAGGCCCGCTTTCCCACTGTGGCCTCCCGCAATGACTTTTACATGGCCTTGTCCTACACGGTACGGGATCGTCTGCTTCAACGCTGGATTTCTACGGCAGAAACCTATTTACAGCAGGGCAGTCGCACGGTTTGTTATTTCTCGGCAGAATTTCTACTTGGCCCCCATTTAGGCAATAACCTGATCAATTTGGGGATTAGCAAGGAGGTGGAAGAGGCCGTTAATGAATTGGGACTAGATATTGAAGAACTGTTAAACCAAGAAGAAGAACCAGGCCTGGGGAATGGGGGCTTGGGACGGCTAGCAGCTTGCTATTTGGATTCGATGGCCAGCCTCGAAATTCCCAGTTTTGGCTATGGGATTCGCTATGAGTTTGGCATTTTTGATCAAGAAATTCGAGATGGCTGGCAAGTGGAGGTTACGGATCGCTGGTTACGCTATGGCAATCCTTGGGAAATCCCCCGCCCAGAAGTGCGGATGCCGGTGAAATTTGGCGGCCATACCCGCAGCTATACCGATAGTGAGGGTCATTACCGGGTGATTTGGGATCCCCATCATGTGGTGGAAGGGGTTGCTTACGATACACCCATCTTGGGTTACCGGGTCAATACGGCCAATACGCTCCGGCTGTGGCGGGCTGAAGCAGTTGAGTCCTTTGATTTCCAGGCCTTTAACACAGGCAACTACTACGGGGCAGTTCGGGATAAAATCACCTCGGAAAATATTACTAAAGTCCTCTATCCTAACGATGAACCTCTGCAGGGGAAAGAACTGCGGCTCTCTCAACAATACTTTTTCTCCTCCTGTTCGTTGCAGGATATGGTTCGGATTTATCTCCAGCACAATCAGGATTTAGCGAAGTTCCATGAAAAATTTACAGTACAGCTAAACGATACCCATCCAGCTATTTCTGTCGCCGAGTTGATGCGGCTGTTAGTGGATGATCATCATCTGGATTGGGATACAGCTTGGAATGTAACCCAACACACCTTTGCTTATACCAATCACACCCTGCTACCGGAAGCTTTGGAAAAATGGCCCATTGCTCTGTTTCAGTATTTATTACCGCGACATCTAGAAATTATTTTTGAGATTAATCAGCGTTTCTTGGATCAAGTCCGTCTGCATTATCCCGGCCAAAGCGAACCCCTAACCCGGCTGTCCATTATTGATGAGTCTGGTGAGCGCTATGTGCGGATGGCGAATTTGGCCTGTGTGGGCAGTTATGCAATTAATGGCGTGGCCGCTCTGCACACAGAATTACTGAAAGCCACGGTTTTACATGACTTTTACAAACTCTATCCTGAACGCTTCAGTAATAAAACCAATGGGGTAACGCCGCGGCGGTGGGTTGTCCTCAGTAATCCAGGCCTGACTGGGTTGATTTCGGAGCAGATTGGGGATGGCTGGATTAAGGATTTGGATCAACTGCGGCAACTAGAACCTCTCGCCAATGATCATCATTTTCGCTCCTGCTGGGGTAAGACCAAACATGACAACAAAGTAGCTCTTGCCGAACATATCCAGACCAAAACGGGGATTATTGTTGATCCCAACTCTCTCTTTGATATTCAAGTCAAGCGCATCCATGAGTACAAGCGGCAACACTTAAATGTTCTGCATATCATTACCCTTTATCAGCAAATCAAAGATAATCCCCATCTAGATATCACGCCCCGAACCTTCATTTTTGGTGGCAAAGCTGCACCCGGCTATTTCACGGCCAAGTTGATGATTAAGTTAATTACGGCGGTGGGGGATGTGGTTAATCGGGATCCGGATGTGGCTGGACGATTAAAGGTTGTCTTTTTGCCTGACTATAACGTCACCTTTGGACAACGGGTGTACCCAGCCGCAGATTTATCCGAGCAAATTTCCACGGCAGGCCTGGAGGCATCAGGAACAGGGAATATGAAATTCTCCATGAACGGGGCCTTAACCATTGGGACACTAGACGGGGCAAATGTGGAAATCCGGGAGGAGGTGGGGGCCGAAAACTTTTTTCTCTTTGGCTTAACCACTCCAGAAGTCCAGGCGTTGGGGGCAAAGGGCTATCAGCCTTGGGACTATATTCACAATAATCCCCAACTCAAGGGTGTTTTAGACTTAATTGCCAGTGGTCACTTTTCCCACGGAGATACTAGTCTGTTTCAACCCCTTTTGAACGGCCTCTGGAATCAAGATAAATATTATCTAATGGCAGACTATCAGAGTTATATGGATTGCCAACAGCAAGTCAGTCAGACCTATCAAAACCGTGAACAGTGGTTAGCCATGTCCATTTTGAATACGGCCCGGATGGGTAAATTTTCCTCAGATCGCTCCATTCAAGACTATTGCCAGGATATTTGGCACGTCAGTCCAGTCTTCATTAAGCTCAATGGTGGGTATCAGTAA
- a CDS encoding diguanylate cyclase domain-containing protein, protein MSGPPPHTPKPVVICIDDEPAVLESLRIELRRALGDECVIETAEGAEDALSLMEELRQDDCEIALVLSDYIMPDLKGDELLGRIHQMSPNTLKIMLTGQANLEAVSNALKLSKLYRYISKPWNPEDLKLTVLDAVHSYLQDRKIDEQNYRLMQLNQELAQANQELKRLVEEQSEIIAARTAELERANQELMRLSITDSLTDLANRRHFDAVLSQEWLSAIREKTSLAMILADVDFFKLYNDQYGHHAGDICLQRVARVIQQAVHRPRDLVARYGGEEFVIVLPNTDIQGAALIAEHIRQIIYTEQIPHQASLVKPYLTLSFGIAALLPAPQESPLVLFNAADQSLYQAKHQGRNQIVTAQQFKTPLAS, encoded by the coding sequence TTGTCTGGCCCACCCCCCCACACCCCAAAACCAGTTGTCATCTGTATTGATGATGAGCCAGCGGTTTTAGAGAGTTTGCGGATTGAACTCCGGCGAGCGTTGGGGGATGAGTGTGTGATTGAAACGGCTGAGGGGGCTGAAGACGCGTTATCCCTGATGGAAGAACTACGTCAGGATGACTGTGAGATTGCCCTTGTCCTTTCGGACTACATCATGCCGGATCTAAAGGGGGATGAGTTACTGGGCCGCATTCATCAGATGTCGCCGAACACCTTAAAAATTATGCTGACCGGGCAGGCAAACTTAGAAGCGGTGAGTAATGCCCTCAAGTTATCTAAGCTTTATCGCTATATTTCTAAACCTTGGAATCCTGAAGACTTAAAGTTAACTGTCTTAGATGCTGTCCATAGTTACTTGCAAGATCGCAAAATTGATGAACAGAACTACCGCTTGATGCAGTTGAATCAGGAACTAGCCCAAGCCAACCAAGAACTTAAACGGCTTGTTGAAGAACAGTCGGAAATTATTGCGGCTCGGACGGCGGAATTGGAACGGGCTAATCAGGAACTTATGCGCTTGTCAATTACTGATAGTTTGACGGATTTAGCCAACCGCCGCCATTTTGATGCCGTCCTCAGTCAAGAATGGTTAAGTGCAATTCGGGAAAAAACGTCCTTGGCCATGATTTTGGCTGATGTGGACTTTTTCAAGCTCTACAACGATCAGTATGGGCATCATGCTGGAGATATCTGTTTGCAACGGGTCGCGCGGGTTATTCAACAGGCGGTGCATCGCCCCCGAGACTTGGTAGCTCGCTATGGTGGGGAAGAGTTTGTGATTGTTCTCCCCAACACCGATATTCAAGGGGCGGCGTTAATTGCTGAGCATATTCGTCAGATCATCTACACCGAGCAAATTCCCCACCAAGCCTCCTTAGTTAAACCCTATCTCACCCTCAGTTTTGGGATTGCTGCTCTACTACCGGCTCCCCAAGAATCTCCCCTTGTCCTGTTTAACGCAGCTGATCAGTCTCTCTATCAAGCTAAACATCAAGGGCGAAATCAGATAGTAACAGCGCAACAGTTTAAGACTCCTTTGGCTTCCTAG
- the groES gene encoding co-chaperone GroES, which translates to MAAVSLSVSTVKPLGDRIFIKVSEAEAKTAGGILLPDNAQEKPQVGEVTAVGPGKRSDDGTRQELDVKVGDKVLYSKYAGTEVKLAGEEYILLSEKDILAVVA; encoded by the coding sequence ATGGCAGCAGTATCTTTGAGTGTTTCAACGGTAAAACCCCTCGGTGACCGGATTTTTATCAAGGTCAGCGAAGCCGAAGCCAAAACCGCGGGTGGGATTCTTTTACCCGATAATGCCCAAGAAAAACCTCAAGTGGGAGAAGTCACCGCCGTGGGGCCTGGGAAGCGCAGTGATGACGGTACTCGCCAAGAACTCGATGTCAAAGTTGGCGATAAAGTTCTTTACTCCAAATACGCCGGCACTGAAGTTAAGTTGGCGGGTGAAGAATATATTCTCTTGTCCGAAAAAGACATCCTGGCAGTTGTGGCCTAA
- a CDS encoding response regulator yields MPKPVILCVDDERVILESLRTQLKNAFGDKYLYETAESADEAMELIDELQDENSDVIVIVSDWLMPRVRGDEFLIQVHQKFPKVVKVMLTGQADEAAVQRALEQANLHRCLSKPWHSEELVETIISGLGPQPF; encoded by the coding sequence ATGCCTAAGCCGGTAATTTTATGTGTGGATGATGAACGGGTGATTTTGGAAAGTTTACGCACCCAACTAAAAAACGCATTTGGAGACAAATATCTCTACGAAACTGCCGAGAGTGCCGATGAAGCAATGGAACTGATTGATGAACTCCAAGATGAAAATTCTGACGTGATTGTGATTGTCTCCGATTGGCTGATGCCGCGAGTGCGGGGGGATGAATTTTTGATCCAAGTCCATCAAAAATTTCCCAAGGTTGTCAAAGTGATGTTAACCGGCCAGGCTGATGAAGCGGCGGTTCAACGGGCCCTCGAGCAAGCTAATCTCCATCGCTGTCTAAGTAAACCGTGGCATAGTGAAGAATTGGTAGAAACAATTATTTCGGGCCTGGGGCCACAGCCGTTTTAA